The genomic window TTCAGTAAACCGGGAGTTTTCAATATTACTATGTAGACCTGCTCCGCCATGGACCGACCATCAAgcgaattaaaaattataatttataatttcatagatgtatttaggccaatttgcataaaaaatccacttatttttggcttttgcaaaatcgggccatctttttggcttttgcagattcggtccgctttttcagcaaactgaccaaaatacccttatatctttttctctttcctctttctctctcctctttttttctctcgttcttttttctttttcttcccagagagcggcgaagacggagcggaggtgcccttatacctttttcttttctcttttttctctcgttcttttttttctttctcttcccagagagcggcgaagacagagcgacgtcgccgccggcgcccccaccttcctcgcctccgatccccctAAAGTCAAgcttgacttttttttttgtcatttttctttcttcttctctgacCTCCTCCCACTCAGTTTCCGGACGACGCGCCTCTCTCGTCTGCCCTGCCCTTCCCAGTCTCTCCTTCTCTCCTAGACCTTCCATGCTTGcatccgacgacgatgcattcCAGCCGACGAACGCTCGACATTGTGAGATCACTAAGCCGCGCTGCAGCCGATTGGGgtcttagcggcgtcgtcacgaCAGCCCGAGTGCCATTGACaagagtacaaaaaaaaaaacagaaaaaataataaagataaaaaaatatcataaaaaaaaagatgaagatcaaATCTGTATACGTTAACATACAAAAAATACACAACTTCATCTAACTTAAATCTAAACTGcactttaaaatacaaattacactttaaaataaaaaatacaccCTTTGCAAAGAATTACATGGTTTCTCTTCTTATCatctctttcagatataaacgcacccactaaataaaaattacactctttaaaatgaaagttgcacATGTTTCTCACTCTGTGTCAACGTTCCTCTGTTCGCATCATTTCCCCTAGTCATCTATTTTATCTAAACTGCACTCCTTGTGTTGCTATTAAAGATATTATAACCTTCTCCTCTTTGGCACGTTTTCTCTCTGTTGCTCTGTTTCATCACCTCTTTAAAAAGGTAGAAACatgcaacaagagaaaacatGCAACTAAAGAAGGATAAcaagtataaatatctgttaaagatgtgtaagttaaaataaaaataaaataaaaataaatgaattgtcatacaagaaaaaaaaactgcaacTCATTATCTAAACTGCactcatttaataaatatttatactgcttctcctttTGCAATGTTTTTTCCTCCTTGTTGCATCTGTTCTCACTCTTTAAACAGaggaaaacagtgcaacaaaagTAACATGCAACAAAGAaatcagaaaataatatttaaagatgttattaaaataaaaaaaaatgtaacgagagaaaaaaatcaacaagaaaaaaactgcacccatttatctTAAAACTTGCACCCATTAAGAATATTAAACTGCTTCTCCTCTGTTGCTAACTGTTCTCCCTCTTGTGCACTGTTTCTCacctaaaaatagaaaatatataacagagaaacagtgcaacaacaTAAACAGTAAAATATCTTAAAGCAGTgcagtttaaaaaaaaagacattcCGACCCCGTCGCCGGCGGCGGCTGGCCGGCGCACGGATCGGCTGGGGTCCCAATGGCGAACGCGGCGTTCTCGACTCCAGTGGAACAGCAGAGGCTGTCGTGAGTGCCGCTTCTGCCGCGCAGGAGATGGGCACGCCGACGGAGAGAAACGCGCGGCGCTGTGCCCCGCGCCGGTTGCGCTCCCTCCCCCCTCCTGCGCCCTGTCGCTTGCCTCCCTTCTTCTGTCTTCGCCGCTTGTCTTCTCCTCCGTCATCCACTCCCCCGAAACCCCCCGTTCGCCCGGCCGCTGCCTGCCAACGGCACGGATCGGCTGTGTCCACTCgcgcggaggagaggaggagggggtcgcgggcggtggagaggagggtgaggaggggggcgacggtgaagaaggatggtgaggagggaggcgacggtgaagaagaaggcgacggtccgcctttttttttcggcgagaaaaaaaaaaaaaaagaacgacagaaacgaagaggagagagaaagaggaaagagaaaaagtaataagggtattttggtcagtttgctgaaaaagcggaccgaatctgcaaaaacgaaaaaggtgacccggttttgcaaaagctcaaaataagtggattttttatgcaaaaaggccatgtATTTAAACATACACACTTTTTAATAACATAAACTTTCAAATGTTATGCAACATATTTAAACAATTAAATTCCAATTTTATGCCTTATACATTTGACATGTAAATGTCTAATATATTGTGCATGAAAAACATATTTTACATCTAGTACGACGTGCTGTACACAGTGGAGAGCAGCTATAccatattatttatacattctaTGAATAGCATCTTTCATTAAAGAGAAAagtataacaaaaatattttttttaaaaaataagataacaTGCGTTAACtccagaaaaataatttgattggttgaaaataCCACATCAATAATATGACTgttgtattttaaacttttttccgTCGAGGGGCCTCAACAGACGCACGTGACTCTACTTAGTATCGGGCACAGTATCTATTTGATGAAAAACCGACTTAAGCACCACTCCACTTTCTATCAATCATctaatatacaaattttaactttagaaaGATTCTTTCTAATTCCTCTgacatttttatatatctaaaaATTACTTGGTATTTGATTTTTCTAAAGTTACAAATTTCTTACAAGATTAAGtatatgtttttaaattttagaaatacaTCAGAAAATCAATCAAGAGAAAAACTAAGAACTAGATAACtaccttttattttatcattatgtTTTCAATAGGTTCCATGAAAATGACATAAAACAGTTAAAAGAAAGATAACGAATCTTTTGGACAAAACAACATAAACAATAAACgacaaattttgttattttgttttagaaaatacttatattttggaatcagatttatatatatttctatttaattttatatggtGATTTTCACTTtacaaatacaataaaaaaaaaggtataaacTATATCTCTACTGCAAAACACGAGTACGTcgttagtagtagtagtagtagtagtagtagtagtagtgatGATATTAAGTTATCAAGTAAACATTTTTCCAACAAAATACATTTGGAGGATATTTTATTACCATGAATATGCCCATAATACTAAGTCATTGATTGAAAGATAGAAACGACAGATTTATTCGATTTTAAACGAATATGGTTTCGAATgtagatataaataataaaaatatgacgaatttgaatttaaatatgaatttttgttTGTAACCAATTTGAAcctattaatatataataatacatatgaatatttaatattagatttgaatttgtactttgaaattttagattttaatataatatattttataatatggtAAAGTGAAATGCTTGTTTGGGATTCGAGTTTTTGAGCtcggattcgaattttgaatataaatttttaaaatccgtccggtttggatttcaaatttgatCGTCGGATTCGGATGTTTCCAAATACCTGTCCCGATTCAGACCCATCTACATCTCTTTATGTGAATAATAATAACGCAGATGATGATTATTGATTAGCAAACCTTATGGCCCGACCCGAACCCGTTTAACCTCTGAGAGTGCACTTGTCGCCTTTTAATTGGTGTTGTCTATGGTGACGTGGTGAACCAGGTCCACACAACAAGTTGAACATTTGGTTCCATTCCCTTTCTCGATCTCTCGAAACCGCCATTAATGGCGGATTCGACCTCAAACGCCACGACACTTTAAtttaccaaaatacccctccCATCGCACACAAATGTAGTAACAACCGTTTCCCCGCTAGTTTCCCCCTCGAAATCCCGATCGAGACCCGATGAATCCCCGCGATTCCCACCCCGTTTCCCTCCCCATCGACCTCACGATCCAGATCCTCGCGCGCCTCCCCACCAAATCCCTCCTCCGATTCCGCTCCGTGTGCAAGCTGTGGCGCGAGGTGCTTTCCCAGAAGCAGTTCGTCGACCTCCACTTCGCCCTCAGCTCCCGCACCCGCGGCGTCGCGATCGAATCCCCCGATCACGCCGCGTCCACCCCCGATTTGGTATGTGTCGATCCGATCCTAGGGGTTTCGGCGTTTTCGCTGGATTTTTTGGACGATCGGGTCAAAATTAGGGCTTCTTGTAATGGCCTCCTGTGTTGCTCGAGCGTGCGGAGTCGGGGCGTGTACTACGTGTGCAATCCGATGACGAGGGAGTTTAGGGTTTTGCCGCGGACGAGGGAGAGGCCCTTCACGCGATCGGAGCCGGAGTACGAGGCGACCCtggtagggttagggttcgacCCCGCTACGTGGAGGATCCACGTTGCGATCGCCGGGTTCCACCGCTCGTTCGGGCGGTGGCCCCGCGGCGGCGATCGGCGGCTTGTGTGCAAGGTGTTCGACGCCGCCACCGGGGCCTGGACCCGGTTCGCCGCGTCAATGTGCGACGAATTCACCTGCATGAACCGGAACCAGTCGGTGTACGCCGGGTGCTCGATGAATTGGCTCACCCACTGCTGCCGTTATGTTTCCGTGCTCGATCTCGAGAACATGCTGTGGGGGAAGATCACGTTGCCCGACGAGGTGCTGGCCACGCGGCAGGGGACGAGATTTTACCTGTTGGAATTGGAGGGGTCCGTTTCGGTTGTTCAGATGTCTAGATTTTGGATGAGCACTTGGGTGTTGAAGGATCGCGCTAAAGAGGAGTGGGCTCTGGTGGATAGGGTGAATCTTAGGTGCATTGACGGGTACGCGGCGAGTGTTTTTCCGATTAGCCAGACAAAAGATGTGGTTTTTATGGCCACCCAGAAGAAAATACTGATGCATGATCGAAATTCGAGGGTTTGGAAGGAGGTTTATGGGGTGGAGGGCAATTTCACATACCCGTTGTGGTTCTCAGCGTTCGCTTTTGGGAGCACACTCTTTCCCTGCCGACAAGGTGCACTCGGTTCTTAAAAGTTGGTTAGTGCTCGATATTTCTTCGATTGCTTTTCATGCTGATGCATTACGTGTAATTAGTATACAAGTTATCCATCTTCGATTGCTTCAGCTTGGTTGTCATAGTGGGAAAATTGTTGCTTGTAGTTACCTTTTTGTCTCTGAATTCTCCCAGCCATTGTAGGAGCCTGCTAGGTATAACCAAGTTTCGAAGTTCTAATTTCTCTAAATTCTGTTGTTCTTTTGAAATTTCCTTGTGAATATTGCATGTCAAAATATTCTGAAATTATGATGAATTATCTATTAAGGAAAAAGAATGGTTGGTTCTGGTAAAGTGGAATATCAACTAAATACCATCTTGTTTTTGAATTGCCTTGCTGCATgcatatttgtattttgaatttatcTGCTCCTCTCTGTTCAAGCATGTAATAAGGAATAGAAGTAGGAGAATGGTCTTATAAGAGATCTTTTCCTCTATACCGAAATCGGATGGACCGCTTTGCCAACAAGGTGCTTTCCTAAGCTCTATCCAATGTTTGTGGAGA from Ananas comosus cultivar F153 linkage group 23, ASM154086v1, whole genome shotgun sequence includes these protein-coding regions:
- the LOC109727847 gene encoding F-box protein At5g49610-like isoform X1 — translated: MNPRDSHPVSLPIDLTIQILARLPTKSLLRFRSVCKLWREVLSQKQFVDLHFALSSRTRGVAIESPDHAASTPDLVCVDPILGVSAFSLDFLDDRVKIRASCNGLLCCSSVRSRGVYYVCNPMTREFRVLPRTRERPFTRSEPEYEATLVGLGFDPATWRIHVAIAGFHRSFGRWPRGGDRRLVCKVFDAATGAWTRFAASMCDEFTCMNRNQSVYAGCSMNWLTHCCRYVSVLDLENMLWGKITLPDEVLATRQGTRFYLLELEGSVSVVQMSRFWMSTWVLKDRAKEEWALVDRVNLRCIDGYAASVFPISQTKDVVFMATQKKILMHDRNSRVWKEVYGVEGNFTYPLWFSAFAFGSTLFPCRQVRRARRSFFLLAHKSAGRRESHLRSSYKKRGPTFGRSESSIECCLPKKLGQM
- the LOC109727847 gene encoding F-box protein At5g49610-like isoform X2, with the protein product MNPRDSHPVSLPIDLTIQILARLPTKSLLRFRSVCKLWREVLSQKQFVDLHFALSSRTRGVAIESPDHAASTPDLVCVDPILGVSAFSLDFLDDRVKIRASCNGLLCCSSVRSRGVYYVCNPMTREFRVLPRTRERPFTRSEPEYEATLVGLGFDPATWRIHVAIAGFHRSFGRWPRGGDRRLVCKVFDAATGAWTRFAASMCDEFTCMNRNQSVYAGCSMNWLTHCCRYVSVLDLENMLWGKITLPDEVLATRQGTRFYLLELEGSVSVVQMSRFWMSTWVLKDRAKEEWALVDRVNLRCIDGYAASVFPISQTKDVVFMATQKKILMHDRNSRVWKEVYGVEGNFTYPLWFSAFAFGSTLFPCRQGALGS